The bacterium DNA window TACGTCAAGAAAGCCGTCAACTGGGCACTCCGGCAGATCGGCAAGCGCAACCTCTCGCTGAACGCGGCGGCGGTGAAAACGGCGGAGGAAATTTCAAAAAGGGACTCGAAGGCGGCGCGCTGGATCGCCGCCGACGCCCTGCGCGAGCTTTCTAGCGCGAAGCTCCTCGACCGGCTGCGTGACAAGGCCCGGCGCGCCGGGCGGTCCCGATAGCCCCCGCCCCGACCTTTCTGCTACAATCACCGTGACCCGCCCGGTAAAAAAATGAGCCGTCATCCCGAGATAGACCTGACGCGGATAACGCCGCAGCCCGTGGCGCGGGTTGAGTTAGGACTCGTGAGCCGCACCTTGGACGCCCGCGCCTGAACCGCCTGTCAGTAAAATTGGTACCATGCGGGTGTGCAGGGTCACCAGGTCCACACCGCTCGGTAGTTGGCGACTAGGTGGCTTGAGTAGGGGAGTAAACGATGGCCATTCCGGATTTCCAGTCGTTGTTCGTTCCTGTCTTGCACTCTTTGGAGGATGGGGGAGACCATTCCGTGAGAGAGACTATCGAATACGTTGAAAAGAAGTTCCATCTTACTGAAAAAGACATGAGCGCCACTTTGAAGGGAGGCGCACAAACGGTAGTCTACAATCGTGTTACGTGGACCATCAGTTACCTGAGGCACGCGCTGCTTCTCGAAAATGTCAAGCGTGGCGTGTTTCATATAACCGATCGTGGACGCAAAGTGTTGGCGGATAATCCGGCAAGGCTGAGCATCAAAGATCTAATGCAGTTTCCCGAGTTTGCCGCATGGCTGGCGAGTACGAAGGTCGGGAAACGATCCGCGGCAGCGGAATCATCCCTGGTTGACGACACACAAACGCCCGAGGAGCTGATCGAGGAGAACTTCAACGTCCTGGAGCGGCAACTGGCAGACGAGCTGCTGAACCAGGTCAAGTCAAACTCACCGGGTTTCTTCGAGCGGCTGGTAGTCGAGCTTTTAGTGAAAATGGGCTACGGCGGTTCCTTCGAGGACGCGGGGAGGGCCATCGGACGCTCGGGGGACGAGGGGATAGATGGGGTTATCAATGAAGATCGTCTTGGACTCGATGTTATCTACATCCAGGCGAAGCGGTGGGAAAGAAGCGTCGGTCGGCCGGAGATACAGTCATTCGTGGGGGCTCTGGCCGGGCAGAAGGCGCACAAAGGCGTTTTCATCACAACCTCCGATTTCAGCGAAAGCGCCCGAAGGTACGCCAAATCACTTGAAAATAAAGTCGTCCTGATAGACGGGAGCCAGCTGGCTCATTTCATGATAGAACACGATATAGGCGTCTCGACGGTGAACACCTACAGGATAAAAAAGATAGATTCCGATTACTTTGAAATCAGTTAATTGTTGTCTATATAGATTACATTAACGTTATAGGACCGACCTCGGGTACAATTCAAGATGTCCTTCAACCCGGAACGCCGATGAGCCGTCATCCCGAGATAGACCTGACGCGGATAACGCCGCAGCCCGTGGCGGAGCGGCCGAGCAAGGTCACGCTGGCCGACCTGTGCTCCGTGCCCACGGCGGCGGACGCGGCGCTCCTGGACCGCCTGCCGGACCTGCTGACCGCGCGGGACCTGCGCTTCGTCGTGGGCCGGACGGTGGAGGCGGCGCGGGGGGGCTATCCGGTGATTTTCGGCGCCGGGGCCCACCTGGTGAAGGCCGGCGTGGGGCCGCTCATCGTCGCCCTGGCCGAGCGGAATCTATTGACCTGCCTGGCGGTGAACGGGGCCTTCGCCATCCACGACCTCGAATTGGCGCACTTCGCAAAAACCTCGGAGGACGTGGCGGCGCAGTTACCGCTGGGGCGCTTCGGCATGGCGCGGGAGACGGCGGCGCTGGTCAACGGGGCCTACTCCCGGGCGGCGCGGGAGGGCCTGGGGGCCGGCGAGGCG harbors:
- a CDS encoding restriction endonuclease, whose translation is MAIPDFQSLFVPVLHSLEDGGDHSVRETIEYVEKKFHLTEKDMSATLKGGAQTVVYNRVTWTISYLRHALLLENVKRGVFHITDRGRKVLADNPARLSIKDLMQFPEFAAWLASTKVGKRSAAAESSLVDDTQTPEELIEENFNVLERQLADELLNQVKSNSPGFFERLVVELLVKMGYGGSFEDAGRAIGRSGDEGIDGVINEDRLGLDVIYIQAKRWERSVGRPEIQSFVGALAGQKAHKGVFITTSDFSESARRYAKSLENKVVLIDGSQLAHFMIEHDIGVSTVNTYRIKKIDSDYFEIS